In the genome of Podarcis raffonei isolate rPodRaf1 chromosome 17, rPodRaf1.pri, whole genome shotgun sequence, one region contains:
- the CNN1 gene encoding calponin-1, which yields MSATHFIRGPAYGMSAEVKNKLAQKYDPQKEHELRQWIEELTGKRIGENFMESLKDGAILCDLINKLQPGSVRKVNESTQNWHQLENIGNFIKAITKYGVRPHDIFEANDLFENTNHTQVQSTLIALASMAKTKGIKVNMGVKYAEKHQRKFLPEKLKEGRNIIGLQMGTNKFASQQGMTAYGTRRHLYDPKLGTDQPLDQATISLQMGTNKGASQAGMTAPGTKRQIFEPALGMEHCDTQNISLQMGSNKGASQQGMTVYGLPRQVYDSKYCLTPNYAMIGEDEGQYNHSHHNFYNSE from the exons CTAGCACAAAAATACGatccccagaaggagcacgaaCTGCGGCAATGGATTGAGGAGCTGACCGGGAAGCGCATCGGAGAAAACTTTATGGAAAGTCTGAAAGATGGAGCCATCCTTTGCGA cctcATTAACAAACTCCAACCTGGATCTGTGAGGAAGGTGAATGAGTCCACACAGAACTGGCACCAG CTGGAGAACATTGGCAACTTCATTAAGGCAATCACAAAATATGGAGTGAGGCCCCACGACATCTTCGAAGCCAACGACCTCTTTGAGAACACAAACCACACCCAAGTCCAGTCTACTCTGATTGCTCTGGCTAGCATG GCCAAGACGAAAGGCATCAAGGTGAACATGGGCGTGAAATACGCTGAGAAACATCAGCGCAAATTCCTGCCTGAAAAGCTGAAGGAAGGACGGAACATCATCGGGCTGCAG ATGGGCACCAACAAGTTTGCCAGCCAGCAGGGCATGACAGCATATGGCACACGTCGGCACCTCTATGACCCTAAGTTGGGCACAGACCAACCATTAGATCAAGCCACCATCAGTCTACAGATGGGAACCAACAAGGGGGCTAGCCAG GCGGGCATGACAGCCCCTGGAACCAAGCGGCAGATTTTTGAGCCCGCCCTGGGCATGGAGCACTGCGACACCCAGAACatctccctgcagatgggcagcaACAAAGGGGCATCGCAGCAGGGCATGACTGTGTATGGGCTGCCGCGGCAGGTCTACGACTCCAAGTACTGCCTCACACCCAACTATGCCATGATCGGGGAAGATGAAGGCCAGTACAACCACAGCCATCATAACTTCTACAACTCAGAATAG
- the ELOF1 gene encoding transcription elongation factor 1 homolog — translation MGRRKSKRKPPPKKKMTGTLETQFTCPFCNHEKSCDVKMDRARNTGVISCTVCLEEFQTPITYLSEPVDVYSDWIDACEAANQ, via the exons ATGGGCCGTAGGAAGTCAAAGCGGAAGCCTCCACCCAAGAAGAAGATGACTGGGACACTTGAGACCCAATTTACTTGCCCCTTCTGTAACCATGAGAAATCGTGTGATGTTAAAAT GGACAGGGCTCGAAATACGGGTGTGATATCCTGTACCGTGTGTCTGGAAGAATTTCAGACTCCTATAACGT ATCTTTCAGAACCAGTGGACGTTTACAGTGACTGGATAGATGCTTGTGAGGCAGCCAATCAATAG